In a genomic window of Xylophilus rhododendri:
- a CDS encoding P-II family nitrogen regulator, which produces MKEIRAIVRPSRIQRLRDALRDIPNFPGVTLFRAEGFTAPASTTRRTVREELVDFSEKVMLSVLCEDHMVPPIREAIMASCSTGQIGDGLVWVVDIGEIHRVRDGSAY; this is translated from the coding sequence ATGAAAGAAATCCGAGCCATCGTGCGGCCCAGCCGCATCCAGCGCCTGCGTGATGCCCTGCGGGACATTCCCAACTTCCCGGGCGTCACGCTCTTCAGGGCCGAGGGCTTCACCGCCCCGGCCTCCACCACCCGGCGCACCGTGCGCGAGGAGCTGGTGGACTTCAGCGAGAAGGTGATGCTGAGCGTGCTGTGCGAGGACCATATGGTCCCGCCCATCCGCGAGGCCATCATGGCCTCCTGCAGCACCGGCCAGATCGGCGACGGGCTGGTGTGGGTGGTGGATATCGGCGAGATCCACCGGGTGCGGGACGGCTCCGCCTACTGA
- the lpxC gene encoding UDP-3-O-acyl-N-acetylglucosamine deacetylase — protein sequence MLQQRTLKTLTRAVGVGLHSGQRVELTLRPAQPDTGIVFRRVDLPEPVDIPVTAMAVNDTRLASTINVGSAKVHTIEHLMSACAGLGLDNLYVDITAEEVPILDGSSSSFVFLLQSAGIELQRAPRRFIRMLKPVEVREGEGAAAKWARLDPYHGYKLSFEIDFHHPAVDSTGQRFEFDLGEGSYSRDIARARTFGFTRDVEMMRANGLALGGGLDNAIVMDDYKVLNVGGLRYDDEFVKHKILDAIGDLYCVGKPLLAAYSAFRSGHAMNNKLLRALLADPASYEVVTFEDEKQAPHGFAQVARAW from the coding sequence ATGCTCCAGCAACGCACGCTCAAGACCCTCACCCGCGCCGTCGGCGTCGGCCTGCACTCGGGCCAGCGGGTGGAACTGACGCTGCGCCCGGCCCAGCCCGACACCGGCATCGTGTTCCGCAGGGTCGACCTGCCCGAGCCGGTGGACATCCCGGTCACCGCCATGGCGGTCAACGACACCCGGCTGGCCTCCACCATCAACGTGGGCAGCGCCAAGGTCCACACCATCGAGCACCTGATGTCGGCCTGCGCCGGCCTGGGGCTGGACAACCTCTACGTGGACATCACCGCCGAGGAGGTGCCCATCCTCGATGGTTCATCGTCGTCCTTCGTCTTCCTGCTGCAGAGCGCCGGCATCGAGCTGCAGCGCGCGCCGCGCCGCTTCATCCGCATGCTGAAACCCGTCGAAGTGCGCGAGGGCGAGGGCGCCGCGGCCAAGTGGGCGCGGCTCGATCCCTACCACGGCTACAAGCTCAGCTTCGAGATCGATTTCCACCATCCGGCGGTCGACTCCACCGGCCAGCGTTTCGAATTCGACCTGGGCGAGGGCAGCTACAGCCGCGACATCGCCCGGGCCCGCACCTTCGGCTTCACCCGCGATGTCGAGATGATGCGGGCCAACGGCCTGGCGCTGGGCGGCGGGCTGGACAACGCCATCGTCATGGACGACTACAAGGTGCTGAACGTGGGCGGCCTGCGCTACGACGACGAGTTCGTCAAGCACAAGATCCTCGACGCCATCGGCGACCTTTACTGCGTGGGCAAGCCGCTGCTGGCGGCCTACAGCGCCTTCCGTTCCGGCCATGCGATGAACAACAAGCTGCTGCGCGCCCTGCTGGCCGACCCGGCCAGCTACGAGGTCGTCACTTTCGAGGACGAGAAGCAGGCGCCGCACGGCTTCGCCCAGGTGGCCCGGGCCTGGTGA